The following proteins come from a genomic window of Synechococcus sp. BIOS-E4-1:
- a CDS encoding Nif11-like leader peptide family natural product precursor, translating into MSEEQLKAFLEQVKADTSLQEKLKAAADSDAVLTIAKEAGFSISADDLKNAQSDISDEELEGAAGGTYCCLMSYFYVYSSWC; encoded by the coding sequence ATGTCAGAAGAGCAACTCAAAGCTTTCCTTGAACAAGTCAAAGCTGACACCAGCCTTCAGGAGAAGCTCAAAGCAGCAGCCGATTCAGATGCGGTTCTTACCATTGCCAAGGAGGCTGGATTTAGTATTTCTGCTGACGATTTGAAGAACGCTCAATCAGACATTTCAGATGAGGAACTGGAAGGCGCTGCTGGGGGGACATACTGCTGTTTAATGTCATATTTTTATGTGTACTCCTCGTGGTGCTGA
- a CDS encoding Nif11-like leader peptide family natural product precursor: protein MSLEQLKTFLSKVKGDSNLQEQINTAKSSKDVLAIAKEYGHDFNADHCSELTKSDLEAISGGNKDLEKILGKAGCMPWNGS, encoded by the coding sequence ATGTCCCTAGAACAACTCAAGACATTTCTCTCCAAAGTCAAAGGCGATTCCAATCTTCAGGAGCAAATAAATACAGCCAAATCATCCAAGGATGTACTTGCTATTGCAAAAGAATATGGCCACGACTTTAATGCAGATCACTGCAGCGAACTCACCAAATCTGATCTGGAAGCTATTTCTGGCGGCAACAAAGACTTGGAAAAAATATTGGGAAAAGCAGGGTGCATGCCGTGGAATGGCTCATGA
- a CDS encoding Nif11-like leader peptide family natural product precursor, whose protein sequence is MSLEQLKAFLEKVKGDTTLQEKLKAAADVDAVVAIAKEVGFMISAEDLKNAQSVELSEVELENVAGGGTGSGDYYKYGTNCQSCGCDLNK, encoded by the coding sequence ATGTCCTTAGAACAGCTCAAAGCCTTCCTGGAGAAGGTCAAAGGCGACACCACTCTTCAGGAGAAGCTCAAAGCAGCTGCGGACGTTGATGCAGTGGTAGCAATTGCCAAAGAGGTGGGATTTATGATTTCTGCTGAGGACTTGAAGAATGCTCAGTCAGTAGAACTTTCAGAGGTAGAACTGGAGAACGTTGCTGGGGGTGGCACTGGTTCAGGTGATTATTATAAATATGGCACTAATTGCCAATCTTGTGGCTGCGACTTAAACAAATAA
- a CDS encoding DUF3104 domain-containing protein codes for MSVDHGIYNQQDPSEQPIFLSVVPGMRVIVRHDLLTGEKADKDWWMGQVIHCGGAARDPSMHNLFQIADVDSGVIRWVNADLVTHVLPGTD; via the coding sequence GTGTCAGTCGACCACGGGATCTACAACCAACAGGACCCCTCAGAACAGCCGATCTTCCTGAGCGTGGTTCCAGGCATGAGGGTGATCGTGCGCCACGACCTTCTGACCGGAGAGAAGGCCGACAAGGATTGGTGGATGGGGCAGGTGATCCACTGCGGTGGTGCTGCCCGTGATCCCTCCATGCACAACCTGTTTCAGATCGCCGATGTGGATTCAGGCGTGATCCGCTGGGTCAACGCTGATCTGGTGACGCACGTCCTTCCCGGTACCGACTAA